The proteins below are encoded in one region of Silene latifolia isolate original U9 population chromosome 2, ASM4854445v1, whole genome shotgun sequence:
- the LOC141642490 gene encoding PLASMODESMATA CALLOSE-BINDING PROTEIN 5, translated as MSPQLRRNLLVLLIAVLSVSLKSVTAEEEEWCIADEQTGDAELQMALDWACGRGGADCSKIQRNKECFLPNTLKDHASYAFNSYYQKYKHKGATCYFNSAALVTSLNPSHGRCKYEYFP; from the exons ATGTCGCCGCAGCTAAGAAGAAATCTGCTTGTTTTACTCATCGCTGTATTATCCGTCTCTTTGAAATCAG TGACGGCAGAGGAGGAGGAATGGTGCATAGCGGACGAGCAGACGGGGGATGCAGAGCTACAGATGGCACTCGATTGGGCGTGTGGTCGAGGAGGAGCAGACTGCAGTAAGATACAGAGAAATAAAGAATGCTTCCTTCCAAACACACTGAAAGATCATGCTTCATATGCCTTTAACAGCTATTACCAAAAGTACAAGCATAAGGGTGCTACTTGTTACTTCAATTCGGCCGCTCTAGTCACCAGTCTCAATCC
- the LOC141637580 gene encoding uncharacterized protein LOC141637580: MGDKSAPQKPPLHPVFTVSNIQHKIRVLDGTKVTYASWVRLFTLHAKGYKVLAHIDGTKPPAPDADNYDEWCEIDAHVLQWIYGTMSDDLLPRVLEDESTAYEAWLRVQNIFLSNKGARAAALENEFNNLKLSNMPSLDAYCQRLRDLAGQLKDVGAAVNGQRLVLQLVRGLPSSYDTVASYINQTLPNFETARSMLELELHRQTARDEPSEALVVSNPPSSDSSGWSEKSKPPQQPPRSSNYRGNNYNPNFHNNNNNNNRRRDNRSSNNNKPRTDSSASGTTSSVSAPSWPSPGPWPYPWTPPPCPYPTYPGWVQPWQLWGAPRSNRSAGRGSYGQAHIAETESPQPTDLGQAFQALGLQQPVDGPWFMDTGASSHLTSDAGTLISPSSASNIRSILVGNGNSIPVRGSGTATLPAKDRTLYLTNVLYTPRIIKNLISVRQFTKDNNVSVEFDPFGFSVKDLQNGTTILRSDSNGELYPVSSESSSSSTAPGHSLLTFSSDVWQCRLGHPGPNILQFLRSQSFISCNKGSHDNLCHSCQISKHKRLPFHDSTSATLAPFDIIHADLWTSPILSKSSHKYYLVLIDNFTQFVWVYPLTAKSEVGVDCDETFSPVVKPTTIRTVLSLAVSRSWPIHQLDVKNAFLHGDLAETVYMHQPPGFVDKSAPSHGFHSSVCDTSLFIYHSGNDTAYILLYVDDIILTASSSVLLQRIITSLSQEFAMTDLGALNHFLGITVTRTGTGLFLSQQKYAESILSRASMSSCNPTTTPVDVGSKLSATAGPLISDPSLYRSLAGALQYLTITRPDIAYAVQQVCLFMHAPREPHLHFLKRLLRYVKGTLAYGLTISKSKSIAITAYSDADWGGCPDSRRSTSGYCVFLGDNLVSWSSKRQPTISRSSVEAEYRGVANAVAETCWLRNLLFELHVPILRATLVYCDNISAVYLAGNPVQHQRTKHIELDIHFVREKVQVGYVRVLHVPAAYQYADIFTKELPRFLFHRFRSSLSVRPPPAPTAGAY, from the exons ATGGGCGACAAAAGTGCACCACAAAAGCCTCCCCTCCACCCCGTTTTCACCGTCTCCAACATACAACACAAAATACGTGTTCTCGACGGAACAAAGGTCACATACGCGTCATGGGTTCGCCTATTTACGCTTCACGCCAAGGGTTACAAAGTTCTTGCTCATATTGACGGTACCAAGCCACCTGCTCCTGATGCCGACAACTATGACGAATGGTGTGAGATCGATGCTCATGTCCTTCAATGGATTTACGGGACAATGAGCGATGACCTTCTTCCTCGGGTCCTTGAAGACGAGTCCACGGCGTATGAGGCATGGCTGCGAGTTCAGAATATTTTCCTGAGCAATAAAGGGGCACGAGCTGCCGCCTTAGAGAATGAGTTTAACAACCTTAAACTCTCCAATATGCCATCCCTGGATGCCTACTGCCAGCGTTTGCGGGATCTCGCTGGTCAATTAAAGGACGTCGGTGCTGCTGTAAACGGTCAACGTCTCGTATTACAGCTTGTTCGTGGTCTTCCATCGTCATACGACACCGTCGCATCTTATATCAATCAGACGCTACCTAATTTTGAGACGGCTCGGAGTATGCTTGAATTGGAATTGCACCGTCAAACTGCTCGGGATGAACCTTCAGAAGCGTTGGTTGTCTCTAATCCTCCTTCCTCTGATTCGTCGGGATGGAGTGAAAAATCCAAGCCGCCTCAACAACCACCTCGCTCGTCTAATTATCGAGGTAATAATTATAATCCTaatttccataataataataataataataatcgccGTCGCGATAATCGTAGCAGCAACAATAATAAGCCGCGTACTGACTCCTCTGCATCCGGCACTACCTCCTCTGTTTCTGCTCCCTCTTGGCCGTCCCCTGGTCCCTGGCCGTACCCATGGACCCCCCCTCCATGTCCCTATCCCACATATCCGGGGTGGGTTCAACCATGGCAGCTATGGGGTGCCCCGCGTTCTAACAGGTCTGCTGGCCGTGGCTCTTATGGCCAAGCTCACATTGCTGAAACTGAATCTCCGCAACCAACCGACCTTGGGCAAGCCTTTCAGGCTTTGGGATTACAACAACCAGTAGATGGTCCGTGGTTTATGGACACTGGTGCATCGTCTCACCTCACATCCGATGCAGGTACGCTGATTTCTCCTTCTAGTGCAAGTAATATTCGTTCTATTTTAGTTGGCAATGGTAATAGTATTCCAGTCCGGGGCTCGGGAACCGCAACCTTACCTGCCAAAGACCGCACTCTATATCTTACCAATGTCCTTTACACTCCTCGTATTATAAAGAACCTCATTTCTGTCCGTCAGTTTACAAAAGATAATAATGTCTCAGTTGAGTTTGACCCGTTTGGTTTTTCTGTGAAGGACCTTCAGAATGGGACTACGATCCTGAGGAGTGATAGTAATGGCGAGCTTTACCCCGTGTCTTCTGAGTCTTCGTCATCATCAACTGCCCCTGGTCACAGCCTTCTCACCTTTTCCAGCGATGTTTGGCAATGCCGTCTTGGTCATCCAGGACCAAACATCCTTCAGTTTCTTCGGAGTCAGTCTTTCATAAGTTGTAATAAAGGGTCGCACGATAATCTGTGTCATTCGTGCCAAATTAGTAAACACAAACGCTTGCCTTTTCATGATTCTACTTCTGCTACTTTAGCTCCGTTTGATATTATACATGCTGATTTATGGACTAGTCCTATTTTGAGTAAAAGTAGTCACAAGTATTATCTCGTTCTTATTGATAATTTTACGCAATTTGTTTGGGTTTACCCTTTAACTGCTAAATCTGAG GTTGGTGTTGATTGTGACGAAACGTTTAGCCCTGTTGTTAAGCCCACAACGATCCGTACTGTTCTTAGCCTTGCCGTCTCTCGCTCCTGGCCAATCCACCAGCTCGATGTTAAGAACGCTTTTCTTCATGGTGATTTGGCCGAGACTGTTTATATGCATCAACCCCCTGGTTTTGTTGACAAGTCAGCCCCGTCTCAT GGCTTTCATAGCAGTGTGTGCGACACAtctttattcatttatcattccGGTAATGACACGGCTTATATTTTATTATACGTGGATGATATCATTCTCACTGCATCTAGTTCTGTCCTTTTGCAACGAATTATCACTTCTTTGTCACAGGAATTTGCTATGACAGATTTGGGGGCTCTTAATCATTTTTTGGGCATCACTGTTACTAGGACTGGCACAGGTTTATTCTTATCTCAGCAGAAATATGCTGAAAGTATTCTCAGTCGTGCCTCTATGTCCTCTTGCAACCCGACCACTACTCCTGTTGATGTTGGGTCCAAACTAAGTGCCACTGCAGGTCCGCTTATCTCTGATCCCTCTCTTTACCGCAGCTTGGCTGGGGCCCTCCAGTATTTGACCATCACCCGGCCTGATATTGCTTATGCCGTTCAGCAAGTTTGTCTATTTATGCATGCCCCGCGTGAGCCGCATCTTCATTTCCTTAAACGTCTGCTCCGCTATGTTAAAGGTACACTTGCTTATGGTCTTACTATTTCTAAGTCCAAGTCGATTGCTATTACTGCCTATTCCGATGCTGATTGGGGTGGGTGTCCTGATTCACGTCGATCGACATCGGGCTACTGTGTTTTTCTGGGAGATAACCTTGTGTCCTGGTCTTCTAAACGACAACCGACCATCTCCCGGTCCAGTGTTGAGGCCGAATATCGTGGTGTTGCTAATGCCGTTGCTGAAACCTGTTGGCTACGAAATTTATTATTTGAACTCCATGTTCCTATCCTACGTGCTACACTGGTTTACTGTGATAATATTTCCGCTGTTTATCTGGCTGGCAACCCCGTTCAACATCAACGCACTAAACATATCGAGTTAGACATTCATTTTGTGCGTGAGAAAGTTCAAGTTGGTTATGTTCGTGTTTTACATGTTCCTGCTGCGTATCAATATGCCGATATTTTTACCAAAGAACTTCCTCGTTTTTTGTTTCATCGCTTTCGTTCCAGCTTGAGCGTTCGGCCTCCTCCCGCTCCAACTGCGGGGGCGTATTAG